Genomic window (Gemmatimonadota bacterium):
ATCGGCATAGAGTCCATCGTCGAAGATCCGAGTGGCGAGTTCGTAATGGGCGTTTTCATCCTGGGTCCCCTGCGCACAGAGGTGGGATGAGATGCCGAGGAGGAGGATGCAAAATGCAGTGGTGATACCACGGGTTAATGTGTTTATAATAAGGATCATGAAAAGTGTGAAGGTTGAAGGTTGAAGTGTGAACAACCGTAGGGGCGAGGCATGCCTCGCCCGTCATCGCGGCAGGGTGTAAGCCGCGATCCAGTGGTTTTGAGGTTTTTGTCCTGCCTCCCGAATGTATCACATTTTACAAAAGGCGTCAATGGGAGATAGTGTTTTGAAAATTGTCGAATACGCATATGCAAAGCTCAATTTGGGGCTGAAGATTCTCGGGCGGCGCAGCGATGGGTTTCACAATATTTTATCGGTTTTTCAGACTGTGGATCTGTGCGATCGCCTCGTTTTTGAGCCAGCGGGACAGGGGCAGATTATTTTGTCGTGCGACGATGCGGATTTGCCCACAGGTCCAGAAAATCTGGTCTATAAGGCGGTTCTGGCGTTTCGGTCTTATACGGGGATGGATTGCGGGGTTGAGGTTGTGATAGAGAAGCGGATTCCGATGGCGGCGGGTTTGGGCGGGGGGAGTTCAGATGCAGCGGCTGTGTTGCGGGTTTTGAATCGGGCGTGGGAAGCGGGTCTTTCAGGTGGCGAACTGCGCGAGATAGGCGCGACTTTGGGGTCCGATGTGCCGTTTTTTGTGCGGCAAAAGGGTACGGCAGTGGTTTCGGGACGGGGAGAGATTATGCGGTATGTGCCGTGGTCTGCAGATGTGGCTTATGTGCTGGTTTGTCCGGGGTTCCAGGTGCATACGGGCTGGGCGTTTGCGAATTATAAAAAGACCTTGAC
Coding sequences:
- the ispE gene encoding 4-(cytidine 5'-diphospho)-2-C-methyl-D-erythritol kinase, yielding MYHILQKASMGDSVLKIVEYAYAKLNLGLKILGRRSDGFHNILSVFQTVDLCDRLVFEPAGQGQIILSCDDADLPTGPENLVYKAVLAFRSYTGMDCGVEVVIEKRIPMAAGLGGGSSDAAAVLRVLNRAWEAGLSGGELREIGATLGSDVPFFVRQKGTAVVSGRGEIMRYVPWSADVAYVLVCPGFQVHTGWAFANYKKTLTGHGEYDSFINSVKDLPVSGFWGRIENDFLPLIVQSHPETRDILSRLTDAGAIVASMSGSGSTLYGVFESRDVAEAVWAGFKADQFRAFLCCPV